TAGAGGGTCGAGCCCGGCCGCGAGTAGCGGCTAGCGGCGTCGGGCGGTTCGTCGTAGGCGACCTCCCGCGAGGACGGCGCGGAGCTCGAGATGATCGCGATGTACTGCTTCCCGTCGGGACCCAGGAAGCTGATCGGGCTGTTGCGGAACCCGGACCCGGCCCGGAACTGCCACAGCAGCTCGCCGGTGGTGGCGTCGTAGAAGTCGACGGTGCCGAGCTGCGAGCCCTGGATCAGCAGGTTGCCCCCGGTCGTGAAGACGGGACGCTTGTTGCCCGCCCTCAGCATGTCGACGCTCCACACCTCCTCGCCGGTCGCGGGGTCGACGGCCCACAGCTTCCCCGGGTTGCCCTTGGTCGTGAAGCCGCCGGAGACGAACAGCGTCCAGCTCTGGCCGGGCACGTACTCGCCCTTGCGCATGCCGTAGTTCTCGCCGCACGAGTTGTGGCCGGTGAAGTAGAAGAGGCCGGTCTGCGGCGAGTACGACTGCTGCTCCCAGTTGCCGCCGGAGAACGGGCAGAGCAGCTCGACGTTGCCGCCCGTGTAGGCGATCGCCTCGGGACGGAACCTGGGGCGGCCCGTCTCCATGTCGATGCCGTCGGCCCACGTCACGTTGGTCCACGCCCAGGGTTCCACGAGGATCTCGCCTGTCAGGCGGTCGAAGACGTAGACGTAGCCGTTGCGGTTCTGGTGCACCAGCGCCTTCCTGAGCTCACCGCCGATCTCGAGGTCGACGACGAGGAAGCCCGCCGGGGAGTCGTAGTCCCACTGGTCCTGCGGTGTCAGGGAGTAGGCCCAGACGAGCTCACCCGTCGTCGCGTCGCGCGCCAGCACCGAGGCGCAGTACTTGTTCGTGTACTTGTCCAGGCCCGGCGCGGTGGCCGGGTCGCGGCGGTAGTCGGGGTTCCACGGCGCACAGTTGCCGGTGCCGTAGTAGAAGAGATCCGACTCGGGGTCGTAGGTGAACCAGCCCCAGATCGAGGCGCCGCCGCGCTTCCACGAGTCGCCGTACCACGTGCTGACGCCGACGTCTTCGACCTTGTCGTCCGGGTAGAACGGCTTGAACCT
The nucleotide sequence above comes from Trueperaceae bacterium. Encoded proteins:
- a CDS encoding PQQ-dependent dehydrogenase, methanol/ethanol family; its protein translation is MSGARRLLLVAAAALGLTAWAFANEDQLRLQQDPANWPINNGNYAGWNYSPLDQINTSNVQDLVVAWTFQTGILDNHEAEPLVVGDTMYLVTPKPNTVYALDLGDSGRIKWSYVADQPELETAIARACCGAQTRGLAYGEGKVIINTLDGQVIALDAETGQEVWKVQNADLSIGETMTTAPLVVHDHVIVGVAGAEYAIRGHVTAYALDDGERLWRAYNIGPDEDMLITDRFKPFYPDDKVEDVGVSTWYGDSWKRGGASIWGWFTYDPESDLFYYGTGNCAPWNPDYRRDPATAPGLDKYTNKYCASVLARDATTGELVWAYSLTPQDQWDYDSPAGFLVVDLEIGGELRKALVHQNRNGYVYVFDRLTGEILVEPWAWTNVTWADGIDMETGRPRFRPEAIAYTGGNVELLCPFSGGNWEQQSYSPQTGLFYFTGHNSCGENYGMRKGEYVPGQSWTLFVSGGFTTKGNPGKLWAVDPATGEEVWSVDMLRAGNKRPVFTTGGNLLIQGSQLGTVDFYDATTGELLWQFRAGSGFRNSPISFLGPDGKQYIAIISSSAPSSREVAYDEPPDAASRYSRPGSTLYVFTLPD